The Skermanella pratensis genome has a window encoding:
- a CDS encoding TIGR00730 family Rossman fold protein codes for MKDLNSICVYCGSSSRVSDTYKDAAHLLGTLIGRNGHQLVYGGGRVGLMGIVADAAIAAGGAVVGIIPEHIQVLEVEHTGLTELLVVDSMHTRKRMMVDRSDAFVVLPGGLGTLDETFEILTWKQLRLHDKPVVIANIDGYWDPFEALLDHMIAQGFAQPGHRKLFTVVSRVEDVMPALSRQPESVIKPETKWL; via the coding sequence ATGAAGGATTTGAATTCGATTTGCGTCTATTGCGGCTCGTCGAGCCGCGTCAGCGATACCTACAAGGATGCCGCCCATCTGCTCGGCACGCTGATCGGGCGGAACGGCCACCAGCTCGTCTATGGCGGCGGCCGCGTCGGGCTGATGGGGATCGTCGCCGATGCCGCGATCGCGGCCGGCGGTGCCGTCGTCGGGATCATCCCGGAGCATATCCAGGTGCTCGAGGTGGAGCATACCGGCCTGACCGAACTGCTGGTGGTCGACAGCATGCATACCCGCAAGCGGATGATGGTCGACCGTTCCGACGCGTTCGTCGTCCTGCCCGGCGGACTGGGCACGCTGGACGAGACCTTCGAGATCCTGACTTGGAAGCAGCTCCGCCTGCACGACAAGCCGGTGGTGATCGCCAACATCGACGGCTACTGGGATCCGTTCGAAGCGCTGCTCGACCACATGATCGCCCAGGGCTTCGCCCAGCCCGGGCACCGCAAGCTGTTCACCGTGGTGAGCCGGGTGGAGGATGTGATGCCGGCCCTGTCGCGCCAGCCGGAATCCGTGATCAAGCCCGAAACCAAGTGGCTGTGA
- a CDS encoding NADP-dependent isocitrate dehydrogenase gives MAKIKVANPVVELDGDEMTRIIWQFIKEKLILPYLDIEVKYYDLGMEYRDKTDDQVTVDAAKAIQQYGVGVKCATITPDEARVKEFNLKKMWKSPNGTIRNILGGTVFREPIICSNVPRLVPGWTKPLIIGRHAFGDQYRATDFQVPGPGKLTMTFTPDGGGEPVTYDVFQFPEAGVAMGMYNLDESIRGFARACMNYGLARKLPVYLSTKNTILKVYDGRFKNLFEEVFDAEFAEEFKKLGLTYEHRLIDDMVASVMKWDGGFVWACKNYDGDVQSDTVAQGFGSLGLMTSVLLSPDGKTVEAEAAHGTVTRHYREHQKGRETSTNPIASIFAWTQGLSYRGKFDGTPEVTRFAETLEKVCVSTVEAGFMTKDLAILIGPEQPWLTTKQFLDKLDENLKKAMAEAA, from the coding sequence ATGGCAAAGATTAAGGTCGCTAACCCCGTCGTCGAACTCGACGGCGACGAAATGACCCGGATCATCTGGCAGTTCATCAAGGAAAAGCTGATCCTGCCCTACCTCGACATCGAGGTGAAGTACTACGATCTGGGCATGGAGTATCGCGACAAGACCGACGACCAAGTCACCGTCGATGCGGCCAAGGCAATCCAGCAGTACGGCGTGGGCGTCAAGTGCGCCACGATCACCCCGGACGAGGCGCGCGTCAAGGAGTTCAACCTCAAGAAGATGTGGAAGTCGCCCAACGGCACGATCCGCAACATCCTGGGCGGCACCGTCTTCCGCGAACCGATCATCTGCTCCAACGTGCCGCGCCTGGTTCCAGGCTGGACCAAGCCGCTGATCATCGGCCGCCACGCCTTCGGCGACCAGTACCGCGCGACCGACTTCCAGGTTCCCGGCCCGGGCAAGCTGACCATGACCTTCACGCCCGACGGCGGCGGCGAACCGGTGACCTACGACGTCTTCCAGTTCCCCGAGGCCGGCGTCGCCATGGGCATGTACAATCTGGACGAAAGCATCCGCGGCTTCGCCCGGGCCTGCATGAATTATGGCTTGGCGCGCAAGCTGCCGGTCTACCTGTCGACCAAGAACACGATCCTGAAGGTCTATGACGGCCGCTTCAAGAACCTGTTCGAGGAGGTCTTCGACGCGGAGTTCGCCGAGGAGTTCAAGAAGCTCGGCCTGACCTACGAGCATCGCCTGATCGACGACATGGTCGCCAGCGTCATGAAGTGGGACGGCGGCTTCGTCTGGGCCTGCAAGAACTACGATGGCGACGTGCAGTCCGACACCGTGGCGCAGGGCTTCGGCTCGCTGGGCCTGATGACCTCGGTGCTGCTGAGCCCCGACGGCAAGACGGTCGAGGCCGAGGCCGCCCACGGCACCGTGACCCGGCACTATCGCGAGCACCAGAAGGGCCGCGAGACCTCGACCAACCCGATCGCCTCGATCTTCGCCTGGACCCAGGGCCTGTCCTATCGCGGCAAGTTCGACGGCACCCCCGAGGTCACCCGGTTCGCCGAGACCCTGGAGAAGGTGTGCGTCAGCACCGTGGAGGCCGGTTTCATGACCAAGGACCTCGCCATCCTGATCGGCCCGGAGCAGCCCTGGCTGACCACCAAGCAGTTCCTGGACAAGCTGGACGAGAACCTGAAGAAGGCCATGGCCGAAGCCGCCTGA
- a CDS encoding Gfo/Idh/MocA family oxidoreductase — MPHKIRIAIVGAGETGAPLLEQLLSADFVKVIGIADLNPDAPGIVLARSRGVKTYSDFMELARMGEDIDIFIDVTGVHKVRDALRHYMQESDNHHTVIMHELIAVLLLSLSKGELVQIKHGDLDY; from the coding sequence ATGCCACACAAGATCAGAATCGCGATCGTCGGGGCAGGTGAAACCGGCGCGCCGCTGCTTGAGCAGCTTCTCTCCGCAGATTTTGTCAAGGTTATAGGCATTGCCGATTTAAACCCCGATGCCCCGGGCATTGTATTGGCCCGGTCTAGAGGCGTGAAAACTTACAGCGATTTCATGGAACTGGCCCGAATGGGTGAAGATATCGATATATTCATTGATGTGACAGGTGTACATAAGGTCCGCGATGCGCTGCGCCACTACATGCAGGAGTCGGACAACCATCATACCGTGATCATGCATGAACTGATCGCCGTCCTGCTGCTCTCCCTGTCCAAAGGCGAGCTGGTGCAGATCAAGCATGGTGACTTGGACTATTGA
- a CDS encoding OmpA family protein, whose translation MRLNQIAASGVFAFLAMSVVAPASVLAQSASEKCNTVVDSTGKPVIAATNTAVLHAGSYDCPPPPAAAAAAPAAAVPPAAPLANAVYFVFFDFDRSAITPAAQDILNTVVSDARRTNASRLNVLGHTDTSGSAAYNQRLSERRASAVREALVQRGVPAGQITTRGVGETQPLIATGDGVREPSNRRAEIRFQ comes from the coding sequence GTGCGCCTTAATCAAATCGCTGCCTCGGGCGTCTTTGCGTTCCTGGCGATGTCGGTCGTTGCGCCCGCCAGCGTGCTGGCTCAAAGCGCCTCGGAAAAGTGCAACACGGTGGTGGACTCCACCGGCAAGCCCGTGATTGCCGCCACCAACACTGCCGTTCTCCACGCCGGAAGCTATGACTGCCCGCCGCCGCCGGCAGCCGCAGCCGCCGCCCCGGCGGCGGCCGTTCCGCCGGCCGCTCCGCTGGCCAACGCCGTCTACTTCGTGTTCTTCGACTTCGACCGCTCGGCCATCACCCCGGCGGCCCAGGACATCCTGAACACGGTCGTCAGCGATGCCCGCCGGACCAACGCGTCCCGCCTGAACGTGCTCGGCCACACCGACACCTCGGGCTCGGCTGCCTACAACCAGCGCCTGTCGGAGCGTCGTGCGTCCGCCGTACGCGAGGCCCTGGTGCAGCGTGGCGTCCCGGCCGGTCAGATCACCACCCGCGGCGTCGGCGAGACGCAGCCGCTGATCGCTACCGGCGACGGCGTCCGCGAGCCGTCCAACCGTCGCGCCGAGATCCGCTTCCAGTAA
- a CDS encoding IS66 family transposase: MLGLVVIGAGAIFPDVSAPEKLSLSGLSRGDLEALTERLLAENAALKQAIADLRAEIAALKGVKGRPAIRPSGMERKTEPKPEGTDSRRGRKRRKTERLVIHEDRIIKADVPTGSRFKSYEDFVVQDLELRPHVVRIRRERWKTPDGRTVTAPMPAGITGHFGPELRRFVLLQYHQGQVTMPRLVTQLRAFGIDISKRQVVRLLNAGNGAFLDEARAVLRAGLETAAWISVDDTGARHKHRNGFCTQIGNDNFAAFATTGSKSRLNFLTVLRAGYGDYVINAEALDYMRRRALAGSVVARLEADPEHRFADEEAWIRHLERLGITTLAVTPDPVLVATEGAVWGAIKAHGLLPDTVVLSDDAGQFAVGRHALCWVHAERLIHKLDTFTDKHLQAQQRLRSLVWWFYADLKAYRRDPDKRRRGQLRARFDRIFRRRTGFATLDRLLERLRSNKDELLVVLDRPEVPLNTNGSERDLRPQVIKRKISGGTRSDQGRECRDAFAGLLLSCTKLGVSFWNYLGHRVGVPGADAPYLPNLIRMRSATA, from the coding sequence GTGCTGGGGTTGGTTGTGATCGGCGCTGGCGCCATCTTTCCTGATGTGTCCGCCCCTGAGAAACTTTCACTTTCCGGCCTGTCGCGCGGCGACCTTGAAGCCCTGACCGAACGCCTGCTGGCAGAGAATGCCGCGCTTAAGCAGGCGATTGCGGACTTGCGAGCGGAGATCGCCGCACTCAAGGGCGTGAAGGGTCGGCCGGCGATCCGTCCGAGCGGCATGGAGCGGAAGACCGAGCCTAAGCCGGAGGGCACCGACAGTCGGCGCGGGAGGAAGCGCCGTAAGACCGAGCGGCTGGTCATCCACGAGGACCGGATCATCAAGGCTGACGTGCCGACCGGCTCGCGCTTCAAAAGTTACGAGGACTTCGTCGTCCAGGATCTCGAGCTGCGCCCGCATGTCGTTCGCATCCGCCGTGAACGCTGGAAAACGCCGGACGGCAGGACGGTGACAGCGCCGATGCCGGCCGGGATCACCGGCCACTTTGGGCCGGAACTGCGCCGTTTCGTGCTGCTGCAATATCATCAGGGCCAGGTAACGATGCCGCGGCTGGTCACCCAGCTCCGGGCATTTGGCATCGACATTTCCAAGCGTCAGGTGGTCCGCCTGTTGAACGCGGGCAACGGCGCCTTTCTGGACGAAGCCCGCGCGGTGCTGCGGGCCGGACTGGAAACCGCCGCCTGGATCAGCGTCGATGACACAGGTGCGCGGCACAAACACCGGAACGGCTTCTGCACCCAGATCGGCAACGACAACTTTGCCGCCTTCGCCACCACAGGCTCCAAGAGCCGGCTGAATTTCCTGACGGTGCTGCGCGCCGGATACGGCGACTACGTGATCAACGCCGAGGCGCTGGACTACATGCGTCGGCGCGCGCTGGCGGGATCGGTGGTCGCCCGGCTGGAGGCCGATCCCGAGCATCGGTTCGCCGACGAGGAGGCGTGGATCCGGCATCTGGAGCGGCTCGGGATCACGACGCTGGCTGTGACGCCCGATCCGGTGCTGGTCGCCACCGAAGGAGCGGTGTGGGGCGCGATCAAGGCCCATGGCCTGTTGCCCGACACCGTGGTCCTGTCCGACGACGCGGGGCAGTTCGCGGTCGGGCGCCATGCCCTGTGCTGGGTCCACGCCGAGCGGCTGATCCATAAGCTCGACACCTTCACCGACAAGCACCTCCAGGCCCAGCAACGCCTGCGCAGCCTGGTCTGGTGGTTCTACGCCGATCTCAAGGCTTATCGTCGCGATCCCGACAAAAGACGGCGCGGACAGCTACGGGCACGCTTTGACCGGATCTTCCGACGGCGCACCGGGTTCGCGACGCTCGACCGGTTATTGGAGCGGCTGCGGTCGAACAAGGATGAACTGCTGGTCGTGCTCGACCGCCCCGAGGTGCCGCTCAATACCAACGGCTCGGAGCGCGACCTGCGCCCACAGGTGATCAAGCGCAAGATCTCCGGCGGTACCCGCTCCGATCAGGGACGCGAGTGCCGGGACGCCTTCGCCGGCCTGCTGCTGTCCTGCACGAAGCTCGGCGTCTCCTTCTGGAACTATCTCGGCCATCGCGTTGGCGTTCCCGGAGCCGATGCCCCGTACTTGCCCAACCTCATTAGGATGCGCTCAGCAACAGCCTGA
- a CDS encoding GcrA family cell cycle regulator gives MSWTDERVERLKQLWGQGMSASEIADALGDVTRNAVIGKAHRLGLSGRPSPIKKKPSRGATILALTERMCKWPVGDPKHADFHFCGKTAQPGMPYCAEHAAIAYQPSSKKRDEERERKVGAA, from the coding sequence ATGAGTTGGACTGACGAACGGGTAGAGCGCCTGAAGCAACTCTGGGGCCAGGGGATGAGCGCGAGCGAGATCGCGGATGCCCTGGGTGACGTCACCCGCAACGCCGTGATCGGTAAGGCCCATCGCCTTGGATTGTCAGGACGGCCGTCACCGATCAAGAAGAAGCCGTCGCGCGGCGCCACGATCCTGGCCCTGACCGAACGCATGTGCAAATGGCCGGTCGGCGATCCCAAGCACGCGGATTTCCATTTCTGCGGCAAGACCGCCCAACCCGGCATGCCCTATTGCGCGGAGCACGCGGCCATCGCCTACCAGCCCAGCTCGAAGAAGCGCGACGAGGAGCGCGAGCGCAAAGTCGGCGCCGCCTGA
- a CDS encoding vWA domain-containing protein produces MFTNFFYELRKAQVPVSLKEYLALMEAMRQGIADYSVEDFYYLSRTCLVKDERNLDKFDQVFGHVFKGLESTSDGADPVTAEIPEEWLRKLAEKYLTEEEKRQIQSLGGWDKLMETLAQRLAEQKERHQGGSKWIGTAGTSPFGAYGYNPEGIRIGQEGSRHRRAVKVWDKREFRNLDDTVELGTRNIKVALRRLRKFAREGAAEELDLPDTIRSTARNAGTLDLKMVRERHNSVKVLLFLDVGGSMDDHIRICEELFSAARGEFKHLEYFYFHNCVYEGVWRDNRRRHAERTSTWDVLHTYGTDYKLVFVGDAAMSPYEIVYPGGSVEHWNDEAGQVWLQRLLNTYNRSIWLNPAPEAYWGYTESTRILQRLMGGRMYPLTLDGLDAGMRELNR; encoded by the coding sequence ATGTTCACGAATTTCTTCTACGAGTTGCGCAAGGCGCAGGTGCCGGTATCCCTGAAGGAGTACCTGGCGCTGATGGAGGCGATGCGTCAGGGCATCGCCGATTACAGTGTCGAAGACTTCTATTATCTCTCCCGCACCTGCCTCGTGAAGGACGAACGCAACCTCGACAAGTTCGATCAGGTTTTCGGCCACGTCTTCAAGGGGCTGGAAAGCACGAGCGACGGGGCCGATCCGGTCACCGCCGAAATCCCCGAGGAGTGGCTGCGCAAGCTCGCCGAAAAATACCTCACCGAGGAGGAGAAGCGGCAGATCCAGTCGCTCGGCGGCTGGGACAAGCTGATGGAGACGCTGGCCCAGCGGCTGGCGGAGCAGAAGGAGCGTCACCAGGGCGGCTCCAAATGGATCGGCACGGCCGGCACATCGCCGTTCGGCGCCTACGGCTACAATCCGGAGGGCATCCGCATCGGACAGGAGGGCAGTCGCCATCGCCGGGCCGTCAAGGTGTGGGACAAGCGTGAGTTCAGGAACCTGGACGACACCGTAGAGCTGGGCACCCGCAACATCAAGGTGGCGCTGCGCCGTCTGCGCAAGTTCGCCCGCGAGGGAGCGGCGGAGGAACTGGACCTCCCCGACACGATCCGCTCGACCGCCCGCAACGCCGGCACGCTCGACCTGAAGATGGTCCGGGAGCGGCACAACAGCGTCAAGGTGCTGCTGTTCCTCGACGTCGGCGGCTCCATGGACGACCATATCCGGATCTGCGAGGAGCTTTTCTCGGCCGCGCGGGGTGAGTTCAAGCATCTCGAATATTTCTATTTCCACAACTGTGTCTACGAGGGCGTCTGGCGCGACAACCGCCGCCGCCATGCCGAACGTACTTCCACCTGGGACGTGCTGCACACCTATGGGACCGATTACAAGCTGGTCTTCGTCGGCGATGCCGCGATGAGCCCCTACGAGATCGTCTATCCCGGCGGCAGCGTCGAGCATTGGAACGATGAGGCCGGGCAGGTCTGGCTACAGCGCCTGCTGAACACCTACAACCGCTCCATCTGGCTTAACCCCGCCCCCGAAGCCTATTGGGGCTACACGGAGAGCACCCGGATCCTGCAGCGGCTGATGGGCGGGCGTATGTATCCCCTGACCCTCGACGGGTTGGACGCCGGGATGCGTGAGCTGAACCGCTGA
- a CDS encoding AAA family ATPase, with protein sequence MTPPEVKKFTGTDNYVATEDLRVAVNAAVALQRPLLVKGEPGTGKTILAEEIARALGRPLIQWHIKSTTKAQQGLYEYDAVSRLRDSQLGDERVRDIANYIVKGKLWEAFDAPEASVLLIDEIDKADIEFPNDLLLELDRMEFFVYETRQVVKARRRPVVIITSNNEKELPDAFLRRCFFHYIRFPEPETMARIVEVHYPGLKGDLLREALTLFYEVRETPGLKKKPSTSELLDWIKLLMVEDVPPETLRTRDAKKLIPPLHGALLKNEQDVHLFERLAFLSRRERGDPGK encoded by the coding sequence ATGACGCCTCCTGAAGTGAAGAAGTTCACCGGGACCGACAACTACGTCGCCACCGAGGATCTGCGGGTCGCCGTCAATGCCGCCGTGGCGTTGCAGCGCCCGCTGCTGGTCAAGGGCGAGCCCGGCACCGGAAAGACGATCCTGGCCGAGGAGATCGCGCGGGCGCTGGGCCGGCCGCTGATCCAGTGGCACATCAAGTCCACGACCAAGGCGCAGCAGGGTCTGTACGAGTACGACGCGGTCAGCCGCCTGCGCGACAGCCAGCTGGGCGACGAGCGGGTCCGCGACATCGCGAACTACATCGTCAAGGGCAAGCTGTGGGAGGCGTTCGACGCCCCCGAGGCGTCGGTGCTTCTGATCGACGAGATCGACAAGGCGGACATAGAATTCCCCAACGACCTGCTGCTCGAACTGGACCGGATGGAGTTCTTCGTCTACGAGACCCGGCAGGTGGTGAAGGCCCGCCGGCGGCCGGTCGTGATCATCACCTCGAACAACGAGAAGGAACTGCCGGACGCCTTCCTGCGCCGCTGCTTCTTCCATTACATCCGCTTTCCAGAACCGGAGACGATGGCGCGCATCGTCGAGGTCCATTATCCCGGACTGAAGGGCGACCTGCTGCGGGAAGCGCTCACCTTGTTCTACGAGGTCCGCGAGACGCCAGGCCTCAAGAAGAAGCCAAGCACCTCCGAGCTGCTGGACTGGATCAAGCTTCTGATGGTCGAGGACGTGCCGCCCGAAACCCTGCGCACCCGGGACGCCAAGAAGCTGATCCCGCCGCTCCATGGCGCCCTGCTGAAGAACGAGCAGGACGTACACCTGTTCGAGCGCTTGGCCTTCCTCAGCCGGCGCGAACGGGGGGATCCCGGGAAATAA
- the alaS gene encoding alanine--tRNA ligase: MQTANDIRATFLNYFASQGHQIVDSSPLVPRNDPTLMFTNAGMVQFKNVFTGAEARSYSRATTSQKCVRAGGKHNDLDNVGYTARHHTFFEMLGNFSFGDYFKEGAIEHAWNLITKEYGLPADKLLVTVHSSDEEAAALWRKIAGLDDGRIIRIPTDDNFWRMGDTGPCGPCSEIFYDHGPAVAGGPPGSADQDGDRFIEIWNLVFMQYEQVTPDRRIDLPKPSIDTGMGLERLAAVLQGKHDNYDIDLLRTLILASADATKVAADGPHAVSHRVIADHLRSTSFLIADGVLPSNEGRGYVLRRIMRRAMRHAHIIGCKEPLMHRLVPALVQLMGTHYPELVRAQPLITETLKLEETRFKQTLERGLRLLDEETAGIPEGGSLPGEVAFKLYDTFGFPVDLTQDVLRGRNRTVDIDGFNQAMGRQKAEARKAWSGSGEAATETLWFELRDELGATEFLGYDTEVAEGKVLALIVDGKRVETAEAGADAQVIVNQTPFYGESGGQVGDSGVMFTADGAEVPVNDTQKKLGALWVHQAKVAKGAVSVGDVVELRVDTDRRAAIRANHSATHLLHEALRRRLGGHVTQKGSLVAPERLRFDISQPVGLTIEDIAVVEAEVNRRVLGNSDVVTRLMSPQEAVELGAMALFGEKYGDEVRVVSMGGRDPDANKEFSIELCGGTHVRRTGDIGLFKIVGEGAVAAGVRRVEALTGPGAAAYLNEQEHLLQQTAAALKATPAEVPARVAALVEERRRLERELTDLRRQVAMGGGTGPAGGGGGEKEVAGVKFAARVLDGMPAKDLKPMADEMKKQVGSGVIALVAVNDGKASLVVAVTEDLTGRFSAVDLVKAGAAAVGGKGGGGRPDMAQAGGPDGTNARDAVAAIEQAMAGVA; this comes from the coding sequence ATGCAGACCGCCAACGACATCCGCGCCACCTTCCTGAACTATTTCGCCAGTCAGGGTCACCAGATCGTGGACTCCAGCCCGCTGGTGCCGCGCAACGATCCGACGCTGATGTTCACCAACGCCGGCATGGTGCAGTTCAAGAACGTCTTCACCGGGGCCGAGGCGCGCTCTTATTCCCGGGCGACCACCAGCCAGAAATGCGTGCGCGCGGGCGGCAAGCACAACGACCTGGACAATGTCGGCTACACCGCCCGGCACCACACCTTCTTCGAGATGCTCGGCAATTTCTCGTTCGGCGACTACTTCAAGGAAGGCGCCATCGAGCATGCCTGGAACCTGATCACGAAGGAGTACGGGCTTCCGGCGGACAAGCTGCTGGTCACCGTCCACTCCTCCGACGAGGAGGCGGCCGCCCTGTGGCGGAAGATCGCCGGCCTGGACGACGGCAGGATCATCCGCATCCCGACCGACGACAATTTCTGGCGCATGGGCGACACCGGCCCGTGCGGCCCCTGCTCCGAGATCTTCTACGACCACGGCCCGGCGGTGGCCGGAGGCCCGCCGGGCAGCGCCGACCAGGACGGCGACCGCTTCATCGAGATCTGGAACCTCGTGTTCATGCAGTACGAGCAGGTGACGCCCGACCGGCGGATCGACCTGCCCAAGCCTTCGATCGACACCGGCATGGGCCTGGAGCGGCTGGCGGCGGTGCTCCAGGGCAAGCACGACAACTACGACATCGACCTGCTGCGCACGCTGATCCTGGCCTCGGCCGACGCCACCAAGGTCGCCGCCGACGGTCCGCACGCGGTCTCCCACCGGGTCATCGCCGACCATCTGCGCTCGACCTCGTTCCTGATCGCCGACGGCGTGCTGCCGTCAAACGAGGGCCGCGGCTACGTGCTGCGCCGGATCATGCGCCGCGCCATGCGCCACGCCCATATCATCGGCTGCAAGGAGCCCTTGATGCACCGCCTGGTCCCGGCGCTGGTCCAGCTCATGGGCACGCATTATCCGGAACTGGTGCGGGCGCAGCCGCTGATCACCGAGACCCTGAAGCTGGAGGAGACCCGGTTCAAGCAGACGCTGGAGCGCGGCCTGCGCCTGCTGGACGAGGAGACCGCCGGCATCCCCGAGGGCGGTTCGCTGCCCGGCGAGGTCGCCTTCAAGCTCTACGACACCTTCGGCTTCCCGGTCGACCTGACCCAGGACGTGCTGCGCGGCCGAAACCGCACGGTGGACATCGACGGCTTCAACCAGGCCATGGGCCGGCAGAAGGCCGAGGCGCGCAAGGCTTGGTCCGGCTCCGGCGAGGCCGCGACCGAGACCCTGTGGTTCGAGCTGCGGGACGAACTGGGCGCCACCGAGTTCCTAGGTTACGACACCGAGGTGGCCGAGGGCAAGGTGCTGGCCCTGATCGTCGACGGCAAGCGGGTGGAGACGGCCGAGGCCGGGGCCGACGCCCAGGTGATCGTCAACCAGACTCCCTTCTACGGCGAGTCCGGCGGCCAGGTCGGCGACAGCGGCGTCATGTTCACGGCGGACGGTGCCGAGGTGCCGGTCAACGACACCCAGAAGAAGCTGGGCGCGCTGTGGGTCCATCAGGCTAAGGTCGCCAAGGGCGCGGTCTCGGTCGGGGACGTGGTCGAGCTTCGGGTCGACACCGACCGGCGCGCCGCGATCCGCGCGAACCATTCCGCGACTCACCTGCTGCACGAGGCGCTGCGCCGCCGCCTGGGCGGGCACGTCACCCAGAAGGGATCGCTGGTGGCGCCGGAGCGCCTGCGCTTCGACATCAGCCAGCCCGTGGGATTGACCATCGAGGACATCGCCGTGGTCGAGGCGGAGGTCAACCGGCGGGTCCTGGGCAACAGCGACGTCGTGACGCGCCTGATGAGCCCGCAGGAAGCTGTCGAGCTGGGCGCCATGGCGCTGTTCGGCGAGAAGTACGGCGACGAGGTCCGGGTCGTCTCCATGGGCGGGCGCGATCCCGACGCCAACAAGGAGTTCTCGATCGAACTGTGCGGTGGCACCCATGTCCGCCGCACCGGCGACATCGGCCTGTTCAAGATCGTCGGCGAGGGCGCAGTGGCCGCCGGCGTCCGCCGCGTGGAGGCGCTGACCGGCCCCGGCGCCGCGGCCTACCTCAACGAGCAGGAGCACCTGCTCCAGCAGACCGCGGCGGCCCTGAAGGCGACGCCGGCCGAGGTGCCCGCCCGCGTCGCGGCCCTGGTCGAGGAGCGCCGACGGCTGGAGCGGGAGCTGACCGACCTCCGCCGCCAGGTCGCCATGGGCGGCGGCACCGGCCCGGCCGGCGGCGGCGGCGGCGAGAAGGAGGTCGCCGGCGTCAAGTTCGCCGCGCGCGTGCTCGACGGCATGCCCGCCAAGGACCTGAAGCCGATGGCCGACGAGATGAAGAAGCAGGTCGGCTCCGGCGTGATCGCCCTGGTCGCGGTCAACGACGGCAAGGCGTCGCTGGTGGTTGCCGTGACCGAGGACCTGACCGGCCGCTTCAGCGCGGTCGACTTGGTCAAGGCGGGTGCTGCGGCGGTCGGCGGCAAGGGCGGCGGCGGCCGCCCGGACATGGCGCAGGCCGGCGGGCCCGACGGCACCAACGCCCGGGACGCCGTCGCGGCGATAGAGCAGGCCATGGCGGGAGTTGCCTGA
- the recA gene encoding recombinase RecA, whose product MSSAPLRLVESPMDKQKALDAALGQIERAFGKGSIMKLGAREVSTEAEVVSTGSLGLDIALGIGGLPRGRIVEIYGPESSGKTTLALHAIAQAQKNGGTCAFVDAEHALDPGYARKLGVDVDELLISQPDAGEQALEITDTLVRSGAIDVLVVDSVAALVPRAELEGEMGDSHVGLHARLMSQALRKLTGSISKSHTTVIFINQIRLKIGVMFGNPETTTGGNALKFYASVRLDIRRIGAIKDRENVVGNQTRVKVVKNKMAPPFRVVEFDIMYGEGVSKVGELLDLGVQANVVEKSGSWFSYEGQRIGQGRENAKNFLRQNTEVADSIEAKIRANAGLVANAMMGTPEADGEASSPD is encoded by the coding sequence ATGTCGTCCGCACCCTTGCGTTTGGTTGAAAGTCCCATGGATAAGCAAAAGGCACTAGACGCGGCCCTCGGTCAGATCGAACGCGCGTTCGGCAAGGGCTCCATCATGAAGCTCGGTGCCCGCGAAGTTTCGACGGAGGCCGAGGTCGTCTCGACCGGTTCGCTCGGCCTCGACATCGCGCTCGGCATCGGCGGCCTGCCGCGCGGCCGCATCGTCGAGATCTACGGCCCGGAAAGCTCGGGCAAGACGACCCTGGCGCTCCACGCCATCGCCCAGGCCCAGAAGAACGGCGGCACCTGCGCCTTCGTCGATGCCGAGCATGCGCTCGATCCCGGCTATGCCCGCAAGCTGGGCGTCGACGTGGACGAGCTGCTGATCTCGCAGCCCGACGCCGGCGAGCAGGCGCTCGAGATCACCGACACGCTGGTTCGCTCGGGCGCCATCGACGTGCTGGTGGTCGACAGCGTCGCGGCCCTGGTGCCGCGTGCCGAACTGGAAGGCGAGATGGGGGACAGTCACGTCGGCCTGCACGCCCGGCTGATGAGCCAGGCGCTCCGCAAGCTGACCGGCTCGATCTCCAAGTCGCACACCACCGTCATCTTCATCAACCAGATCCGGTTGAAGATCGGCGTCATGTTCGGCAACCCTGAAACCACGACCGGCGGCAACGCGCTGAAGTTCTACGCCTCGGTTCGCCTCGACATCCGCCGGATCGGCGCGATCAAGGACCGGGAGAACGTAGTCGGCAACCAGACCCGCGTGAAGGTGGTCAAGAACAAGATGGCCCCGCCGTTCCGGGTGGTCGAGTTCGACATCATGTACGGCGAGGGCGTGTCCAAGGTGGGCGAGCTGCTCGACCTCGGCGTCCAGGCCAACGTGGTGGAGAAGTCGGGTTCCTGGTTCAGCTACGAGGGCCAGCGCATCGGCCAGGGCCGCGAGAACGCCAAGAACTTCCTGCGCCAGAACACCGAGGTGGCCGACTCCATCGAGGCCAAGATCCGCGCCAACGCCGGCCTGGTGGCGAACGCCATGATGGGAACGCCGGAAGCGGACGGCGAAGCCAGCAGCCCGGACTGA